DNA sequence from the Daphnia pulex isolate KAP4 chromosome 8, ASM2113471v1 genome:
GAGATTGTATTTCGAAAAACCAATTCTGGGACATTGGtcgtacagaaaaaaaactgtgcTGATCTCGAATAATGTTTCATGAACCATGCCTTGTCTATTTAGATTCTTAATATTGCATTGCTGCCTGACAAGCGACTAAAAACTTCGCTTGTGTCACTTTTGTGGGGTATTCTGCTCAGTTGCTGGCCCTACTCtgtctttccttctttatgtGACCAcctgttaatttttttaattttgaatacgAGCGCATATTCCACGCGTCGGCTTCTAAAATTGACCGCCTTCCATCTCTTCATCTTTGCGACCTTCCTTTCTTCCTTGTTAGTCTCGAGAGTTCTTTGGCTGACATCCTTAGTCCTGAAAAAATACATTGACTTAGCTCTTCGAAGAATATAAATAATGTCATTGTCtctcaaaatttgaataaatgcATTCCAAATTTTTAAGATCTGTAGAGGTTAATGATTATGGGGCTTGCTTACGAACATTATGTTTGGTCCTTGGTTCCATTTAACTCAGCGATtttcaatataatattattaaatatgtAACATAAattaatggaaaaataaaaaaattggcaaataGTTCACTTAACCCACGCGTACCGTGGTGGTTTTGTGAAAGCacctttttgttctttatttgTTCGTGCGCAAATGTTATGCTATACTCTGCTATAAGTCGCCTTTGCCTTTGTGTTTTCTTATGGAGGcctaatagtttttttttcactggcATATAATAACTGTACAATCaccaaacgagaaaaaatgtTACCATTGTAAACCTCGTTTAAAGACGTTTCTGCTGatgataaattattattttctgttttggaTGAAAGCTCTTTGTGTacatgaaagaaatgaaaaccaaatctTTTTATGCAACCTAAAGTATTCGACTTTTAGTTGTCATCAGTAAGATTTATAGCCATCATTTCCTGACGAAGTCGTTGATATTTTGACATTGCGATTGGGATGAGCCTGCAAAGCAAAtgcccaaattttttttaaggcgtGGTTTAACTCGTCAGTTGATTTCGAACTCATTTGGTTTATTGTTGCTATTTTGTCTGTGACTTCCCCTGCCTCGCCATTTATGGATTGGTCTACTCCTCCTCCATGTACCGATGACACCGCTTTAGTGCCTTTTTCGCCTCTCGGGTCTAGACGACTATTCCGGCCACCACCTGACGCTCTTACCAGGCCGTCTCATTCCAATAACGaaatgacgacgaagaagatgaataGTGGCAATACAGTAATCGGTTcaagaattaaaaaaccaCGCTGGTTTTGATCCGCTATAAAAACTACTTtactgaaaaatataaaataaaaaaatcggaaaatggCAGAAAATGTTGACTAAAACGGCAAGcaatgtttttcaaatctgGGTACGTTTCCGCATTTTAAATTGAGtttcgaattttaaaaaaaatgaaaagttcaAAACCGATCACCTCCAACCAAATAAAGTTATTTCGTAATAATGTGTCCTTTCTTGACACGAAAACTGAATTCCGAATATCTTCAATGTGTAGCTCCCATTGTCGGAAAGAGATCTATTTGCTGCATATAAGGTGTCGAGTTATGTTGTACCGTGAGATTCCTGTGGACACCTTGGGATTTGTTGCAAATATAAAACCTTGAAACGTCATCTGGGAAGAGTCCTATGCAAATATGATTTGGTAAAGATTTATTTAAACGATTTTCTGAATAAGACTACCTTTTGAATACAcgtaaaatgtgttttattgaTCCACTGTTTCTGAACTCAACATTGCACCTAAACCCCAACCCCGTACGCTCCAAATGTTCTGTTATCGAATGTGAGGGAGGGGGTAGTTCCCGAGAGTCGGCATCCGCAACCCAAAACAAATCCTGAATAAAAGAATCTTTCTTGAGTggaatagaaaagaatcgaTAAACCTGCAACAAATTGaagcaagcaaaaaaaaataccttttctccctttgaCTGCGGAAAACTTTGACCTCATAAGATTGTCCATTTTTTAACGGAAGCAAATATTTCATCTATCaacctttttatctttttttcttgtgttacCCTCAATAGTTTAATCTATTAACGTTGGATGAGGTAAACATTGTGCACACCTTGTGCGCGAGCAATCACTCGCGCATTTTAACGAGCACTACGCCCTTTCCCTGactcttttcttgttcttttcctCCTTGTTATCCAATAAAGATTCTTATTACCCGACTTAAATGGTTCGGTCGATGAGTTGGAGGATCCTTCGGAAAACACCTTAGTGGTACGCTCTGTAATGCCCCGTGGAAGCCCCGCCCACTTCACTCCTACGACGTCACTCCTACAACGTCACGCCCAGACGTCACAACTCAAGTTTTTACGTGGACGCAGCAGCCGCGAGTCAGCACTTCTACAAACCCAAGATTACTTGCCACACCAGCCCGTTCTGACTTGGCGCACCAGTCCGATACGACTCAGCGCGCCAGCCCAGGTAATCTCAACTTTCTCATTTCTCTATTTATTGAACCCAATATATAAACCGTTCTCATaaatgtctctctctctctctcttgtgatCCCGCTGGATGATTCAACACGTACAATGCAGTATCTTGCCTATTAACTAGCCTTGTTCTTGATCTCCTCTAAGCCAAGCCTTACAGCTCTTCCGGCTTGGATGCCCCTCACACCACACAAAGTTCTCTTTCTCTAGATGCGGATAGCTTGGGGCTGCAACGACGGAAGATTGTTGAATGTTGACAAAAGGCCAAATAATCGTGTTCTGTAGAAAGTTCTATATCCACACGAAAAACGGCCGTCGGAAATCTGGGTAATTTTGCGGCATAGCTGGCATTTTATTTCATCCCCGTTCACTAAGTTCTAAATGGCAAAACAAACCATGTACACCCGTCTCCATAAATATGTGACCTACCCGTATGGCGGGAAATTTGTTAATACTGCTGCAACTTGTCTTAACGCTGAATATCATTGCAGCGGCatgtcaaaaaatttttttgtattctttgtcTTGTATAATGGGGTGGGAGAGAAAACAGACAGAAAAgaataccaaaaaaataattttgacatGCCGCTGCAATGATATTCAGCGTTaagacaagaaaacaagacTGGCCACAGGGATAACGGCAGCGAAAATAGAGTCCCCTTTGCTCATGCACATGCAATATCGGGTCAAAATTCCAGACCATGATTGGGTCGTCGCAGCCGAGCACAAGCTCATCCCTTCTGAATATCCAGGTATAGCTGTTTACAGATATGGCATAGGAATATCCGGTGCCGTCGGATATTCAGGTCAAACTTATGTCGCCATCCGATCCGGCAAACATGGTTCATCAACTGCTTCAAGTCATTGTATGGACTTTGAACGATTTCTGAACCCCCCGAATTCAATTCTATAACAAAAACTTCCGATGAGAAAGAAGAGCCAATTGTTATGTTCTCGggtacaaaatcaaattgatgaatgaaatgtaatttctaaaactttttataaatttaattttctttctactAGTTGATGGggtttcaaagaaaatcctcGTTACAACAAAGTTATTGAAGTTGCCATACATAACTTTTCGTCATACGATCTTGATGCTATATTTATCTTTACAAATGCAAGGCAATATTGAATTTCTAACAATCCCATTGGATGAAATGGTGATAAGAGCATGGAGCGATAAACGTTGATCGTCCTATAAGCTTTCCCACCCGGAAACGAgtcagaaaaaaggaaagaattaCATTTCAATCATTAGATAAGGGATCGTGATTGATTTTATTACACCAGCAGCCCAAATGTTTCATGCCACCTGGTAGGAGGAAGGATTTGTAGGGCGAGTTACCGCCATGATGAGTCGGATAGCGTTCTCCAGAAGAAAGAACCAACCACCTTCACCTCTAAAGTGATTTCGGATAACTTACATTCAGTTAGACGGAATGAATTGCCTTGAAAAAGAGGGTGCTGCTTTCCGAGGCTGGATTCAAGCAGGCTCGGGTGTGGCCGCGGCACGTCGACCGACATAGAAAATGGAACCATAGCTGATTCCGCCAAAATGGGCAGACCAAGACCAGACTCGATTGCTCCCGGATGAACTTCGATAGAGAGTATTTTATCAACAAAAAGGGAGGGAAGGCATACCCTTAGAGCGTCCTCcaactgagagagagagcgttgATCCCCTAAGTGCCCGGCTGGGGTAGCCAGCTCCCAAATCACAGCAGCTGGGCATTCCATGACGATACAAACAGACCCAGCGACACCGCCCATCTGCTCGCGATCAGCCGGAAAGCTTCCGGTGCTAACCACCAAGCCCTCCAATCGGGTTTTCTCTTCGATTGCACATCTGCGATTCCTTTTGAATGGCCCAGAAAGTGAGTTGCCAGTAAATTTATGTTGCGGGACTCGCGTTGGAATGGCCAGGGCTAAATCCCACTGGGGTTCCGATCTTCCCCTAACCCCCAAAATATATTGATATAAGAGACGGTAATAGTGTTATGTAATTTTAACAAAACGAAACAGCTGCGCAGGTCGTTGGTGAATGAGTTCAATTGTAATTCCAATTCATTAATGTGCTTAGCAATATCGGCCGATTCCCATGGTCCCACAGTCGTGACCCCACAAACGGCTCCCCAGCCGGACAGAGAGGcatcaaaacaaataacttACGCTGGACACTGTTCGAATAGAGACTTGCCTTTCGAAAGAAACACGTTTTCTACCCACCACGACAAATCTACTCTCGATTCCGGCGACAAGATTATCCTTTTGGAGGTTTGACATTTGCATAATAGAGGCAAGTTCTAACTGGAATGGGGTGCTGGTAAACTGAAGCTGAAGGCCCTCCGATGCCACGCTTTAAACCCATTCgtcaatggaaatttttaacaagttgGAGCGGAAAAAACGAAGCTTGTTGGCTTTCTGGTTTGTTACGAATGGTGGAGTCTTAGCTGCCATAGGTGAGACGGGGATGGTAGAGTAAATGAATTGTTACATCCCCGCCGATCTCGTTGAAATTGTGGCTGGCACCGCCCTGATTGGGGGTGGATCGACCACTGCAGAATCCACCATGAGTTCTCTGTGAGCCAGCACCAAAAAGCTGTGCCGATCTCCGTAACCGGAACCAGTAGCCTCTCTGtagaaatttgatttagatGTTCCAGCCCTTTTGCCGATATGCTCCTTTGAGCGATTGCTACCGCCAGCACGGCCAGGTTGGCCTAAACTCGCCAGTTTCTTCACTCTGTTGGCTGATTTTACCATCTCCTTgacaaaagatttttcgaaGAGATCCTCCGCTTCGTTGGGATTCAAATTAGAATAATTTCTAAGcatgaaagtgaaaaatgggCTTGTCTGTCGAAGGATGGTGTGGCGACGTGCATCCGTTTAAGAATGATAGGCTCCACCTAGGAGGGATAGCGCACCGTTTCGTGGTGGGCATCATCAACCAGCTTCTCGTTGGCCTAAAGTAGAATGGGCTTCACTGCGACGAGCACCTTTTTTTGGATCTTGTAAAGATCCTTCTcgtgaaaatcaattgacCCTTCACTaacctttgaattttttaccgCCATCAAACGTTGATAAATGGCGCCGTCTAGAGTTGGAACAACCAAGTTTTCtgacaacaaatttttgtgaaaaacgTGCGAAAaatcccctcccccccaccccaccatCTCTTTGGCCTTTCGCTTCTCGACCCCATTATACAACAATCTTTTGAACTGGGCCCCAAGAttctttgaaatgttgaattttatCGGCCCGTCCAGCCTTGACTTTTTTGCCAACAGTTCGCCATCTTTATCAGTGGGCCCATGATCCTCGTCTGTGACCGAAAGTGGATCGAATGGGAGTTGAGTCTCAACTCTTGCACCCATTCCACTGGTCTCTACTAGTCGCTTCTCCTGAAATCTCTGAATCAAAGCCCCCATCCGCCATTTCagagattttattttcaaagtggtgcataaaaaaggaaaatctattaaacgaaaggaaaaaagcgaaaaaggaACCTCCCCTTGATTTAtacaaaaaagacaattaaCATGAATGTCACGGTGACATTGTTGAGGGTTGTTAATATCGGTATAGCGGTATCAATACCGATAGTATCGCCGCTAGCGATACTCTCAGGTAGTATCGGGTCAGTATCGTCAGTACTTTAAAAAAGAGGTATTGGAAGGGTATCGAAGCAGTATCGATCGAAATTCCGATAGCGATACTTCATCTGTAGGTACAGTTTTTGGtgtacaacaaaaaatgacgtCACGAATGTTTTTCtgtgtaactttttttaaatatcgtgTCCCAGTCTCAAAAAGCAGAAACTCTTTATTCCAGTGCATGAAGTGTCCACCGACTTGTGTTGACCTTGTTCACCGTtgtattcaaatgaaaaaattatttgcacgaagtttgtaattttatgaGTCCAAATATGTTTCCAAAGTATCGGTACCGGTATCGGTATCGCGATACTTTCGGAAAGCAGTACAGGTAACGGGATCGTCCATAAAAAGCGGTATATGTATCGCCGgtattatttctctttccttctgcCGCCTCTCTATTGTGTACcactactatactatactactatAGACGGGGCTGGGCGGGCTGGGGTACGTGGTGGTGGTCCCGATGGCTGGATGGAGTTTGAGCGAAATGAGAAGCGTCCCCAGCAGCGCACAGCGAAGGttattttatctctttctctctcgcctGTCTCCGCTTCTCTCGAATACTATTTCGGTTGTTGTAGTAGAAACCCGCAGAGTCTGGCAGAATCGATAGCGCGCGCTCCTCCTCATGCTCCACATATCATTCAGCAACGTACCGCcgcttttctctttatttcccAGCTCCTTCTCATTCCtatatacgtacgtacgtacacCGTTtgagcggggggggggggggggttcggCGGCGAATAACTTCCATATAGTCGATGACTTTTTCACCGGATTTCTTTGTCCTGTTTTGATTACGACACAAAATACGGCGGCTGTTTATATGTATTTGTATTATGGTTGATTGtatagattttttcccctttttggtTGCTATGATTACGTCACGATGGTGGTAATTTGATTTGGCAGGAGCTTTTCTGGTGCCGTATTTGATTACGATTCTCTTCGCCGGTGTCCCCATGTTTTTTCTGGAGTGCGCCTTGGGTCAGTACTTGGGAATTGGCGGCCTGGGAGTCTGGAAAGTCACTTCCTTCTTCAAAGGTGATCAAAACTACGCCACTTGAATTATAATTGAATGATGTAGTAATATGAACGATCCTAATGCTATCAACCGAATTATTCAGGTGTGGGCTACGCCGCCGTCATCAACGCCGCATTGCTCAAAATCTACTTAATTGTCATCTTTGTTTGGTGCCTCTTCTACTTCCTCGTCTCTCTCAGCAAAGGTATACCAACTAATAACCAATTATTAATATACTAGCTGATTACTCACTCTAATCTCTCTACTGCAGTCCTCCCATGGGGCAAGTGCGACAACTGGTGAACCACGGAAACGTGCGTGAGCGCCTACTCGCGCCAGAACCTCACCTCCTACGTTGAGGGCAATACGACCTTCTACAACCTCAACGGCACCATCTACGCGGCCACCAACCTCACCGATCCCGTCAAGGAATACTGGGAGAAAGCGTGTGTATAACTGTATATGGCCATGGCCAGCAATTGGCCGACCATCCAATGGCATCCTCCAATGCGATGAGAATAAGAGAAGAGGAACTTGATCGAAATTAATTGTGTCAAATTTTTTGTGCCACCGCAGGCGTCGCGTTCTCATGATCTCGGGCTGGTTGGAGGACATTGGCGAATTTCGCTGGGAACTGGTGGGAACGTTGGCCGTTGTTCGGTTCATGTGCTACTTTTGCATCTGGAAAGGAGTCAAATGGACGGGCAAGGTCAGTTGGCCAATCATTCGccgttttgattgtttctctCTTATGTTTATGTAcgacgatgaaaaatgaaaatcgtcTCATTTCCTGATTGCCCTTTAGTCTTGCGTCGTCTTGACTCTATTGATTTTTGTCCTCCTCCCACCCCACCAACCCTCCCAGGTGGTTTACTTCACGGCCCTCTTCCCTTACTTCCTGTTGACGGTGTTGCTCATTCGTGGAGTTACTCTGCCCGGCGCCGCCGAAGGTATCGCTTTCTACCTGACTCCGGATTTGTCAAGGCTTCGAGACCCGGAGGTAAGTTATTCTTCGTAATACAATACGTCTTATGTATCGTATGTATATGTATCGTGAAACCATACATTTGTGAATG
Encoded proteins:
- the LOC124199676 gene encoding sodium- and chloride-dependent GABA transporter 1-like — protein: FDLAGAFLVPYLITILFAGVPMFFLECALGQYLGIGGLGVWKVTSFFKGVGYAAVINAALLKIYLIVIFVWCLFYFLVSLSKVLPWGKCDNWRRVLMISGWLEDIGEFRWELVGTLAVVRFMCYFCIWKGVKWTGKVVYFTALFPYFLLTVLLIRGVTLPGAAEGIAFYLTPDLSRLRDPEVSYSS